Proteins co-encoded in one Puntigrus tetrazona isolate hp1 chromosome 20, ASM1883169v1, whole genome shotgun sequence genomic window:
- the hook1 gene encoding protein Hook homolog 1: MDLNKTVLCESLIIWLQTFKTAAPCKTVQDLTSGAAMSQALHQIDPSWFNESWLARIKEDVGDNVRLKMNNLKKILQMIVDYYNEVLTQQITDFPLPDLMRVVEQSDQVELGRLLQLILGCAVKCDRKQEYIQIIMTLEESVQHVVMTAIQELMSKEAVSQLGTEHPGDVDQQLKKALEDLTEVVAEKEELAQRCQELDMQVTILQEERNSLLAENDLLTDRASQLDTFDDPSTPSGRKHSQLQLQLEQLQEENFRLEAAKDDYRIHCEELEKQLVELQNRNDELTSLAEESRSLKDELDILRSCSDRAVKLEASVETYRKKLEDLSDLRRQVKVLEEKNMTYMHNTVSLEEELRKANAARAQLETYKRQGQELHKKLSDESRRADNLAFEMKKFQEKYDALQKEKERISIERDTLRETNEELRCTQAQQDQLLQAGKYQTGSPSHDNLAAEMLPIEYREKFIRLQHENKMLRLQQEESENERITELLEQLEETRRGRSQLDTENRLNRERISELQQQVEDLQKALQTQGAKPEDSHLKRKLDAHMVQLNEAQDEIMKKKELLEDLQPDATQTSVKMDELVAALKKKDEDMRAMEDRYKMYLEKARDVIRALDPKLNPASAEIQSLKAQLSDKEKKIIALERECEQAKLREYEEKLIVTAWYNKSLSFQKMAIESRLSGRSNSLVPPGQSFLAQQRQVTNARRTMSINVPATSSK, from the exons ATGAACAATCTCAAAAAGATCCTGCAGATGATTGTGGATTATTATAATGAG GTTTTGACCCAGCAGATCACAGATTTCCCTCTGCCTGATCTGATGCGTGTGGTAGAGCAGTCTGATCAAGTAGAGCTGGGACGCCTCCTGCAGCTCATCCTGGGGTGTGCAGTCAAATGTGACAGGAAACAAG aGTACATCCAGATTATCATGACTTTGGAGGAATCTGTACAGCATGTGGTGATGACTGCTATACAGGAG CTTATGAGCAAAGAGGCCGTGTCTCAGTTAGGAACAGAACATCCTGGAGATGTTGACCAACAG TTAAAGAAAGCCTTGGAGGATCTGACTGAAGTGGTGGCAGAGAAAGAAGAGTTGGCACAGCGCTGTCAGGAGCTCGACATGCAG GTGACAATTCTACAGGAGGAAAGGAACAGCCTCCTGGCAGAAAATGACCTATTGACTGATCGGGCCAGTCAGCTTGACACTTTTGATGACCCCAGCACGCCATCAGGAAGAAAGCACAGCCAGCTACAACTACAGCTAGAGCAGCTTCAGGAGGAGAACTTCAG GCTTGAGGCAGCTAAAGATGACTACCGCATCCACTGTGAAGAGCTGGAGAAACAACTAGTGGAGCTTCAGAATCGTAACGATGAACTGACCAGCCTGGCTGAAGAGTCGCGATCGCTTAAAGACGAATTAGACATATTAAG GAGCTGCTCTGACAGGGCAGTCAAGCTAGAGGCCTCTGTTGAGACGTACAGGAAGAAGTTAGAAGATCTAAGTGACCTCAGACGGCAAGTGAAAGTTCTGGAGGAGAAGAATATGACCTACATGCACAACACGGTCAGCCTTGAAGAGGAGCTACGCAAAGCCAATGCTGCAAGGGCTCAGTTAGAGACATACAAAAGACAG GGACAGGAGCTCCACAAGAAACTGTCTGATGAGTCCCGTAGGGCTGATAACCTGGCTTTCGAGATGAAGAAATTTCAGGAGAAATACGATGCTttacaaaaagagaaagag AGGATCAGCATCGAGCGGGACACTCTCAGAGAGACTAATGAAGAGCTGCGATGCACTCAGGCCCAACAGGACCAGCTATTACAAGCAG GAAAGTACCAAACAGGAAGTCCAAGCCATGATAACCTGGCAGCAGAGATGTTGCCCATTGAGTACAG GGAGAAGTTCATTCGTCTGCAGCATGAGAACAAGATGCTGCGGCTGCAGCAGGAGGAGTCAGAGAACGAACGCATAACTGAGCTCCTGGAGCAGCTGGAGGAGACCCGGCGTGGACGCAGCCAACTGGACACTGAGAACAG GTTAAACAGAGAAAGAATCAGTGAACTCCAGCAGCAGGTAGAGGATCTGCAGAAGGCCTTGCAGACACAAGGAGCCAAACCTGAAGAT TCTCATCTGAAGAGGAAACTGGATGCTCACAT ggtgcAACTGAATGAAGCCCAAGATGAAATCATGAAGAAGAAAGAGTTGTTGGAGGACCTCCAGCCAGATGCTACTCAAACCA GTGTGAAGATGGATGAGCTGGTTGCAGCACTGAAGAAGAAAGATGAGGACATGAGAGCAATGGAGGATCGATACAAGATGTACCTGGAGAAAGCCCGAGAT GTGATTCGAGCTCTGGATCCCAAGCTAAATCCAGCCTCAGCAGAGATTCAGTCACTGAAAGCGCAGCTCTCTGACAAAGAGAAGAAGATCATTGCTCTGGAG CGGGAATGTGAGCAGGCCAAACTGAGGGAATATGAGGAGAAGTTAATTGTGACGGCTTGGTATAATAAG AGTTTGAGCTTCCAGAAGATGGCAATCGAGTCACGGCTTAGTGGGCGATCCAACTCTCTAGTGCCGCCCGGTCAGTCCTTCCTGGCTCAGCAACGTCAGGTGACCAACGCGCGGCGCACCATGTCCATCAACGTGCCTGCCACTTCTTCCAAGTAA